The Arachis hypogaea cultivar Tifrunner chromosome 19, arahy.Tifrunner.gnm2.J5K5, whole genome shotgun sequence genome has a window encoding:
- the LOC112776049 gene encoding probable polygalacturonase isoform X2: MKRPSALVDVFLVLALFSCNSWTTRSSSESCNPNYVEEIRPHSVSITEFGAVGDGITLNTKAFQNAIFYLNSFADKGGAKLFVPAGQWLTGSFDLISHLTLWLDKDAVILGSTNSDDWPIVDSLPSYGRGRELPGGRHKSLIYGNNGTIDGQGRIWWSRFRNKTLDYTRPHLVELMNSSGILISNLTFLNSPFWNIHPVYCSHVTVQNVTIHAPSSSPNTDGINPDSSDDICIEDCYISTGDDLVAIKSGWDEYGISFGRPSTNIVIRRLVGKTTSAGIAIGSEMSGGVSGVFAEDIYIFDSHTGIGIKTARGRGGYVRNVYISKMTLDNVDIAIRLNGLYKEHPDDDYNPDALPVIEKITIKDVIGENIKRAGLIQGIKGDNFVDICLSNITLSVSSKTPWNCSNVEGYSDLLSPEACGPLEESIFPEHVSDCYNPGNPLRSSSTRNQGASWLLSW; encoded by the exons ATGAAGAGACCTTCAGCT CTGGTGGATGTGTTTCTGGTACTTGCATTGTTTAGTTGCAACTCATGGACAACGCGGAGCAGCTCAGAAAGCTGCAATCCAAATTATGTTGAGGAAATTCGACCTCATAGTGTTAGTATTACTGAATTTGGAGCCGTTGGAGATGGAATCACTCTCAACACAAAAGCATTTCAGAATGCCATTTTCTACCTAAATTCTTTCGCAGACAAAGGCGGAGCAAAGCTTTTTGTCCCAGCTGGCCAATGGTTAACCGGAAGTTTTGATCTTATCAGCCACCTAACTTTGTGGTTGGACAAGGATGCAGTAATTCTTGGATCAACG AACTCCGATGATTGGCCCATTGTGGATTCCCTACCCTCATATGGTCGAGGAAGGGAGTTGCCTGGTGGAAGGCATAAAAGCCTCATTTATG GTAATAATGGAACTATAGATGGTCAAGGGAGAATCTGGTGGAGCAGGTTTCGGAACAAAACATTGGACTATACACGTCCCCATTTGGTTGAATTGATGAATTCATCTGGGATTCTCATTTCAAATTTAACTTTCTTGAATTCACCATTTTGGAATATTCACCCTGTATATTGCAG CCATGTTACAGTTCAAAATGTCACAATCCATGCTCCCTCCAGTTCTCCGAATACAGATGGGATAAATCCAG ATTCTTCAGATGATATATGCATTGAAGATTGTTACATAAGCACCGGGGACGATCTGGTTGCCATCAAAAGTGGTTGGGATGAATATGGAATTTCGTTTGGTCGTCCTAGTACAAACATTGTCATCCGTAGGCTCGTTGGGAAAACAACAAGCGCAGGAATCGCTATTGGAAGTGAGATGTCTGGAGGTGTTTCAGGTGTTTTTGCAGAGGATATTTACATTTTTGATTCGCATACAGGGATTGGAATAAAGACTGCTCGCGGAAGGGGTGGTTATGTTCGAAATGTCTATATCTCAAAAATGACATTGGATAATGTAGATATTGCTATTAGGCTCAATGGCTTATACAAAGAACATCCTGATGATGATTACAACCCAGATGCTTTGCCTGTAATAGAAAAGATTACTATCAAGGATGTGATAGGAGAAAATATCAAACGCGCAGGCCTTATACAAGGTATAAAAGGTGACAATTTTGTCGACATTTGCCTATCAAATATCACACTTAGTGTGAGCTCAAAAACTCCATGGAACTGCTCGAACGTTGAAGGATACTCGGATTTGCTTTCGCCTGAAGCTTGTGGTCCTCTCGAAGAAAGTATATTCCCGGAGCATGTTTCAGATTGTTACAATCCAGGAAATCCATTAAGGAGTTCAAGCACTAGAAATCAAGGTGCTTCTTGGTTGCTGTCTTGGTAA
- the LOC112776049 gene encoding probable polygalacturonase isoform X1: MKRPSALVDVFLVLALFSCNSWTTRSSSESCNPNYVEEIRPHSVSITEFGAVGDGITLNTKAFQNAIFYLNSFADKGGAKLFVPAGQWLTGSFDLISHLTLWLDKDAVILGSTNSDDWPIVDSLPSYGRGRELPGGRHKSLIYGNNLTDVIITGNNGTIDGQGRIWWSRFRNKTLDYTRPHLVELMNSSGILISNLTFLNSPFWNIHPVYCSHVTVQNVTIHAPSSSPNTDGINPDSSDDICIEDCYISTGDDLVAIKSGWDEYGISFGRPSTNIVIRRLVGKTTSAGIAIGSEMSGGVSGVFAEDIYIFDSHTGIGIKTARGRGGYVRNVYISKMTLDNVDIAIRLNGLYKEHPDDDYNPDALPVIEKITIKDVIGENIKRAGLIQGIKGDNFVDICLSNITLSVSSKTPWNCSNVEGYSDLLSPEACGPLEESIFPEHVSDCYNPGNPLRSSSTRNQGASWLLSW; this comes from the exons ATGAAGAGACCTTCAGCT CTGGTGGATGTGTTTCTGGTACTTGCATTGTTTAGTTGCAACTCATGGACAACGCGGAGCAGCTCAGAAAGCTGCAATCCAAATTATGTTGAGGAAATTCGACCTCATAGTGTTAGTATTACTGAATTTGGAGCCGTTGGAGATGGAATCACTCTCAACACAAAAGCATTTCAGAATGCCATTTTCTACCTAAATTCTTTCGCAGACAAAGGCGGAGCAAAGCTTTTTGTCCCAGCTGGCCAATGGTTAACCGGAAGTTTTGATCTTATCAGCCACCTAACTTTGTGGTTGGACAAGGATGCAGTAATTCTTGGATCAACG AACTCCGATGATTGGCCCATTGTGGATTCCCTACCCTCATATGGTCGAGGAAGGGAGTTGCCTGGTGGAAGGCATAAAAGCCTCATTTATGGTAACAATTTGACTGATGTTATCATTACAG GTAATAATGGAACTATAGATGGTCAAGGGAGAATCTGGTGGAGCAGGTTTCGGAACAAAACATTGGACTATACACGTCCCCATTTGGTTGAATTGATGAATTCATCTGGGATTCTCATTTCAAATTTAACTTTCTTGAATTCACCATTTTGGAATATTCACCCTGTATATTGCAG CCATGTTACAGTTCAAAATGTCACAATCCATGCTCCCTCCAGTTCTCCGAATACAGATGGGATAAATCCAG ATTCTTCAGATGATATATGCATTGAAGATTGTTACATAAGCACCGGGGACGATCTGGTTGCCATCAAAAGTGGTTGGGATGAATATGGAATTTCGTTTGGTCGTCCTAGTACAAACATTGTCATCCGTAGGCTCGTTGGGAAAACAACAAGCGCAGGAATCGCTATTGGAAGTGAGATGTCTGGAGGTGTTTCAGGTGTTTTTGCAGAGGATATTTACATTTTTGATTCGCATACAGGGATTGGAATAAAGACTGCTCGCGGAAGGGGTGGTTATGTTCGAAATGTCTATATCTCAAAAATGACATTGGATAATGTAGATATTGCTATTAGGCTCAATGGCTTATACAAAGAACATCCTGATGATGATTACAACCCAGATGCTTTGCCTGTAATAGAAAAGATTACTATCAAGGATGTGATAGGAGAAAATATCAAACGCGCAGGCCTTATACAAGGTATAAAAGGTGACAATTTTGTCGACATTTGCCTATCAAATATCACACTTAGTGTGAGCTCAAAAACTCCATGGAACTGCTCGAACGTTGAAGGATACTCGGATTTGCTTTCGCCTGAAGCTTGTGGTCCTCTCGAAGAAAGTATATTCCCGGAGCATGTTTCAGATTGTTACAATCCAGGAAATCCATTAAGGAGTTCAAGCACTAGAAATCAAGGTGCTTCTTGGTTGCTGTCTTGGTAA